In Haloarchaeobius litoreus, the following are encoded in one genomic region:
- the dpsA gene encoding DNA starvation/stationary phase protection protein DpsA has translation MSTQKTVLQEAGTVEESSLRLDVEKAEQIIDALNTDLAATYTFYHQIRKHHWNVEGAEFRDLHIFLGEFAEDLEAAADEQAERLQALGGVPVAGMAALAERSPVEPEDEDVYDIRTSLENDLEMGGDIIETMREHVEVAQNLGDHATAHILREELTELEENVHHLEHYLEDDSLKQ, from the coding sequence ATGAGCACCCAGAAGACGGTCCTTCAGGAGGCGGGTACAGTCGAGGAGAGTTCGCTACGGCTCGACGTCGAGAAGGCGGAGCAGATCATCGACGCGCTGAACACGGACCTGGCCGCGACGTACACGTTCTACCATCAGATCCGCAAGCACCACTGGAACGTCGAGGGCGCGGAGTTCCGCGACCTGCACATCTTCCTCGGTGAGTTCGCCGAGGACCTCGAGGCGGCCGCCGACGAGCAGGCCGAGCGGCTCCAGGCCCTCGGTGGGGTCCCGGTCGCCGGGATGGCGGCACTCGCCGAGCGCTCGCCCGTCGAGCCCGAGGACGAGGACGTCTACGACATCCGCACCTCGCTCGAGAACGACCTGGAGATGGGTGGCGACATCATCGAGACGATGCGCGAGCACGTCGAGGTCGCCCAGAACCTCGGCGACCACGCGACGGCGCACATCCTCCGCGAGGAGCTCACCGAGCTCGAGGAGAACGTCCACCACCTCGAGCACTACCTCGAGGACGACTCGCTGAAGCAGTAG
- a CDS encoding aldehyde dehydrogenase family protein, with protein MATRTAQRKERLLVDGEWVDGADVIPVTDLADGGHFAEVVAATPEQAEDALAAAQRAEATMRETTIVERGEWCEEIADRLEARTEEIAEVIVREAGKPIGSARGEVGSAAERFRRAAEEIRHIKGEFREGTTSGHEGWEAVVKHEPVGTVLCITPYNYPLATTALQVAPALAAGNSVVLKPATKTPVSAAILADVMRDVVPEGAINLVTGHGSEIGDVLAGDDRVNAIAMTGSSGAGKHVAYESGMVNLHMELGGNAPQLVFPDADLDEAAAAAAKGSLKYAGQRCSAISRVLAHEEIHDDLVARIDDAMDDWKQGDLFDEDTDLGPLISEDQADWVEELVEDALDKGATLVRGGGRDGLTYEPTLLADVPHDARILQEEQFGPVCAVTSVADEDEAVDIANGGDLALDACVFTADYDRAMRLADVVDAGAVRINGAPSHGLGDIPFGGNRDSGIGREGIDASIHAFMRKKSIVL; from the coding sequence ATGGCTACCAGAACCGCACAGCGAAAAGAACGGTTGCTCGTCGACGGCGAGTGGGTCGACGGCGCAGACGTCATCCCGGTGACGGACCTCGCCGACGGCGGTCACTTCGCGGAGGTCGTCGCCGCCACGCCCGAGCAGGCAGAGGACGCCCTCGCCGCCGCACAGCGCGCGGAGGCCACGATGCGCGAGACGACCATCGTCGAGCGCGGCGAGTGGTGCGAGGAGATCGCGGACCGACTCGAGGCACGGACGGAGGAGATCGCGGAGGTCATCGTCCGCGAAGCCGGGAAGCCCATCGGGAGCGCACGCGGCGAAGTCGGCAGCGCCGCAGAGCGCTTCCGCCGCGCCGCCGAGGAGATTCGCCACATCAAGGGCGAGTTCCGCGAGGGCACCACGTCCGGTCACGAGGGCTGGGAGGCCGTCGTGAAGCACGAGCCCGTCGGCACCGTGCTCTGCATCACGCCGTACAACTACCCCCTCGCGACGACCGCACTCCAGGTCGCGCCCGCGCTCGCCGCCGGGAACAGCGTCGTGCTCAAGCCCGCGACGAAGACGCCCGTCAGCGCGGCCATCCTCGCCGACGTGATGCGCGACGTGGTGCCCGAGGGCGCCATCAACCTCGTCACCGGCCACGGCTCCGAGATCGGTGACGTGCTCGCCGGCGACGACCGCGTCAACGCCATCGCGATGACCGGCTCCTCGGGGGCCGGCAAGCACGTCGCCTACGAGTCCGGGATGGTCAACCTCCACATGGAGCTCGGCGGCAACGCGCCCCAGCTCGTCTTCCCCGACGCCGACCTCGACGAGGCCGCAGCGGCCGCGGCGAAGGGCTCGCTCAAGTACGCCGGCCAGCGGTGCTCGGCCATCTCGCGCGTGCTCGCCCACGAGGAGATCCACGACGACCTCGTCGCCCGCATCGACGACGCCATGGACGACTGGAAACAGGGCGACCTGTTCGACGAGGACACCGACCTCGGGCCGCTCATCTCCGAGGACCAGGCGGACTGGGTCGAGGAGCTCGTCGAGGACGCCCTCGACAAGGGGGCGACGCTCGTCCGCGGCGGCGGTCGCGACGGCCTCACCTACGAGCCGACGCTGCTCGCCGACGTGCCCCACGACGCCCGCATCCTGCAGGAGGAGCAGTTCGGCCCGGTCTGTGCGGTCACCTCGGTCGCCGATGAGGACGAGGCGGTCGACATCGCCAACGGCGGCGACCTCGCGCTCGACGCCTGCGTGTTCACGGCCGACTACGACCGCGCGATGCGGCTCGCAGACGTGGTCGACGCCGGCGCGGTCCGCATCAACGGCGCGCCGAGCCACGGCCTCGGCGACATCCCGTTCGGCGGCAACCGCGACTCCGGCATCGGCCGCGAGGGCATCGACGCCTCCATCCACGCGTTCATGCGCAAGAAGAGCATCGTGCTCTGA
- the dgoD gene encoding galactonate dehydratase, producing MELVDYELYPVPPRWLFLKLETSDGTVGWGEPVVEGRAHTVRAAVVELVEDYLLGEDPLPVADHWERLYRGGFYRGGPVLSSALAGIDQALWDIRGKHFGAAVHELLGGPVRDRVRVYQWVGGDRPEGVADAAREQVDAGFTALKMNATPELERIDSPATVQAAADRLRVVRDAVGPHVDVGVDFHGRATVAMAEQLVEALEPHDPFFVEEPVAPEHADALPRIAERTSTPIATGERCYHRTDFRPLLEAGAVDVVQPDLSHAGGITECKRIADLAATYDASLAPHCPLGPVALASCLQVDAVAPNALIQEQSLDIHYNGSADVLDYVADPSVFDYEDGFVQIPDGPGLGVAVDEDALAAASREPDWHNPVWRRADGSVAEW from the coding sequence ATGGAACTCGTCGACTACGAGCTGTATCCGGTCCCACCCCGCTGGCTGTTCCTCAAACTGGAGACCAGCGACGGCACCGTCGGCTGGGGGGAGCCGGTCGTCGAAGGTCGCGCCCACACGGTCCGCGCCGCAGTGGTGGAACTGGTCGAGGACTACCTGCTCGGGGAGGACCCGCTGCCAGTCGCCGACCACTGGGAACGGTTGTACCGCGGTGGATTCTACCGCGGCGGCCCGGTGCTCTCCTCCGCGCTCGCCGGTATCGACCAGGCGCTCTGGGACATCCGTGGCAAGCACTTCGGTGCGGCGGTCCACGAACTGCTCGGTGGACCAGTCAGGGACCGCGTCCGGGTGTACCAGTGGGTCGGCGGCGACCGGCCCGAGGGGGTCGCCGACGCAGCACGCGAGCAGGTCGACGCCGGGTTCACCGCGCTGAAGATGAACGCGACGCCGGAGCTGGAACGCATCGACTCCCCGGCGACGGTGCAGGCTGCGGCCGACCGCCTCCGGGTGGTCCGCGATGCCGTCGGACCCCACGTCGACGTCGGCGTGGACTTCCACGGCCGCGCGACGGTCGCGATGGCCGAACAGCTCGTCGAGGCGCTCGAACCGCACGATCCCTTCTTCGTCGAGGAGCCCGTCGCGCCGGAGCACGCCGACGCGCTGCCGCGCATCGCCGAACGCACGTCGACCCCAATCGCGACGGGCGAGCGGTGCTACCACCGGACCGACTTCCGGCCGCTGCTGGAGGCGGGCGCGGTCGACGTGGTCCAGCCGGACCTCTCCCACGCCGGCGGCATCACCGAGTGCAAGCGCATCGCCGACCTCGCCGCGACGTACGACGCCTCGCTCGCGCCGCACTGCCCGCTCGGCCCGGTCGCACTCGCGTCCTGTCTCCAGGTCGACGCCGTGGCACCGAACGCGCTCATCCAGGAGCAGAGCCTCGACATCCACTACAACGGGAGCGCCGACGTGCTCGACTACGTCGCCGACCCCTCCGTGTTCGACTACGAGGACGGCTTCGTCCAGATACCCGACGGTCCCGGCCTCGGCGTCGCGGTCGACGAGGACGCACTCGCCGCGGCGAGCCGGGAACCCGACTGGCACAACCCTGTCTGGCGGCGGGCCGACGGCAGCGTCGCCGAGTGGTGA
- a CDS encoding enoyl-CoA hydratase/isomerase family protein, producing the protein MTDGSDDTGATTGFDHVTVARDDGVGRVTLDRPEAYNSLDAATARDLRAAIVELAEDDDVRCLVLGGNGPAFCSGADLGSFAGDETDRKRLDSVATPLHKTVETLATAKKPTVTAVGGVAAGGGLGLALAADVVLAHEDARFEFTYTRIGLSGDGGSTWFLPRLLGYRRAREFALLDEPISAEEAAAAGLATEAVPGDEFEARVDEVARGFADGPTRAYANIKRLLARGEDRDLPAQLAAEKDAITRLSGSADYATGYEAFFGDEEPEFEGR; encoded by the coding sequence ATGACAGACGGATCCGACGACACCGGAGCCACGACAGGGTTCGACCACGTGACCGTCGCCCGGGACGACGGGGTCGGCCGCGTGACGCTGGACCGACCGGAGGCGTACAACTCCCTCGACGCGGCGACCGCCCGCGACCTCCGCGCCGCGATCGTCGAACTCGCCGAGGACGACGACGTTCGCTGTCTCGTCCTCGGCGGCAACGGCCCCGCCTTCTGTTCGGGGGCGGACCTCGGGTCGTTCGCGGGCGACGAGACCGACCGGAAGCGCCTCGATTCGGTGGCGACGCCGCTGCACAAGACCGTCGAGACGCTCGCGACCGCGAAGAAGCCGACCGTGACGGCCGTCGGTGGCGTCGCGGCCGGCGGCGGCCTCGGCCTCGCGCTCGCCGCCGACGTGGTGCTCGCCCACGAGGACGCGCGCTTCGAGTTCACGTACACCCGCATCGGTCTGTCGGGCGACGGCGGCTCGACGTGGTTCCTCCCGCGGCTGCTCGGCTACCGTCGGGCCCGCGAGTTCGCGCTGCTCGACGAGCCGATCTCCGCGGAGGAGGCGGCTGCAGCGGGGCTCGCGACGGAGGCCGTCCCGGGCGACGAGTTCGAGGCCCGCGTCGACGAGGTCGCGCGGGGGTTCGCCGACGGCCCGACGCGAGCCTACGCGAACATCAAGCGACTCCTCGCCCGCGGCGAGGACCGCGACCTGCCGGCCCAGCTCGCGGCCGAGAAGGACGCCATCACCCGCCTCTCCGGTAGTGCTGACTACGCGACGGGCTACGAGGCGTTCTTCGGCGACGAGGAGCCCGAGTTCGAGGGTCGATAA
- a CDS encoding NAD(P)/FAD-dependent oxidoreductase — protein sequence MEHVDVAIVGGGPAGTSAAIEAAYHGADTVVLEKGVPRADREGLGPDSTDAAGMLDYWIDIMDLDVSELPEGVVLQELDGVDFIGPATTTHMSSTGIDSSYDRFGFTFQRARMDDWLRERAEDEGAQYRVGVSVRGVDSDLDAEYRHTVHLADGEDVAARYLILSDGPQRTVTIPTLDQFLPGDRSVADVMASTKANHIAYQEHRRVPEEVFEENVLKFWWGWMPGETAYPWIFPNDGNIARIGLTMPIGMTLEDVEHPEAFRLLEPGDESLPRAGEYIRRLLEIEYGDEYDIEEDFPLVEDRGKSGGTETYPISSTRPIDSPVEAGVAVTGGAMGTTSAFHEGGYHVAARSGKLAGRLAAVDSLHRYNDVWKNIIGEELVRNLSFADIVKSYEPDDWDRTFGIANDLMADAASELIETNFSGGIGGLKLVYQYKKRKRSFMKNGYVQIREDEYTV from the coding sequence ATGGAACACGTGGACGTGGCTATCGTCGGCGGCGGTCCAGCGGGGACCAGCGCCGCCATCGAGGCGGCCTACCACGGTGCCGACACCGTGGTGCTGGAGAAGGGCGTCCCCCGCGCCGACCGCGAGGGGCTCGGTCCCGACTCGACCGACGCGGCCGGGATGCTCGACTACTGGATCGACATCATGGACCTCGATGTCTCCGAGCTGCCCGAGGGCGTCGTCCTGCAGGAGCTCGACGGCGTGGACTTCATCGGGCCGGCGACGACGACACACATGAGCAGCACGGGCATCGACTCGTCGTACGACCGGTTCGGCTTCACCTTCCAGCGCGCCCGGATGGACGACTGGCTCCGCGAGCGCGCCGAGGACGAGGGGGCACAGTACCGCGTCGGTGTCTCCGTCAGGGGCGTCGACTCGGACCTCGACGCGGAGTACCGGCACACGGTCCACCTCGCCGACGGGGAGGACGTGGCTGCGCGGTACCTGATCCTCTCGGACGGCCCGCAGCGCACGGTCACCATCCCGACGCTCGACCAGTTCCTCCCCGGAGACCGCAGCGTCGCGGACGTGATGGCCTCGACGAAGGCGAACCACATCGCCTACCAGGAGCACCGGCGCGTCCCCGAGGAGGTGTTCGAGGAGAACGTCCTGAAGTTCTGGTGGGGCTGGATGCCGGGCGAGACCGCCTACCCGTGGATCTTCCCGAACGACGGGAACATCGCCCGCATCGGGCTGACGATGCCCATCGGGATGACGCTCGAGGACGTCGAGCACCCGGAGGCGTTCCGGCTGCTCGAACCCGGGGACGAGAGCCTGCCCCGCGCCGGGGAGTACATCCGCCGGCTGCTCGAGATCGAGTACGGCGACGAGTACGACATCGAGGAGGACTTCCCGCTCGTCGAGGACCGCGGCAAGTCCGGCGGCACGGAGACCTACCCCATCTCCTCGACGCGACCCATCGACTCGCCCGTCGAGGCGGGTGTCGCCGTCACCGGCGGCGCGATGGGCACCACCTCGGCGTTCCACGAGGGCGGCTACCACGTGGCCGCCCGCTCGGGCAAGCTCGCCGGTCGTCTCGCCGCGGTCGACTCGCTGCACCGCTACAACGACGTCTGGAAGAACATCATCGGCGAGGAGCTCGTCCGGAACCTCTCCTTCGCGGACATCGTGAAGTCCTACGAGCCGGACGACTGGGACCGCACGTTCGGCATCGCGAACGACCTCATGGCCGACGCGGCGAGCGAGCTCATCGAGACGAACTTCTCCGGCGGTATCGGGGGCCTGAAGCTCGTCTACCAGTACAAGAAGCGCAAGCGGAGCTTCATGAAGAACGGCTACGTCCAGATCCGCGAGGACGAGTACACCGTCTGA
- a CDS encoding 2-oxo acid dehydrogenase subunit E2: MPKLGMDMDQGTVVEWFVEEGEAVESGQVIAEIESEKTTGEVEVRQDGVVHHILLDVGGSVEPGGNVAVVGTADEDVSDLLAEATGGEAAEEGEDADAGAASTAEASAEGSSEGGGTVDTSTGGAASTTQVKATPRAKKRAEELGVDLAGVEGTGPQGAVSEADVEAAADSGGDTTAAEDVKATPRAKKRAEELGVDLAGVEGTGPQGAVSESDVEAAAESAATETDEAAATTEPEAAAATGATTEPAAEDAAAGERVFASPSARRLARELGVDVEQVSGTGPSGRVGEADVRAAAGEDAEAGAAEAEPPGTRDEERPLTGMRRTIAQRLGESYREAVHVTAHRTADAEALLAAATAADDGLDQKVTVNDVLLVALSAALDEHPAFNATFEDDVHRLHETQNVCIAIDIDAGLVAPVVRNVGGLSLGELAEKRRAVTERALSGEYTMDDLSGGTFTVSNLGVLGVESFDPVINPPQVAILGVNAIEDAVVPTEDGVGVRKQISFDLSFDHRIVDGADAARFLGSLVEHVENPWPLVIAAGGR, translated from the coding sequence ATGCCCAAGCTCGGGATGGACATGGACCAGGGAACGGTGGTCGAGTGGTTCGTCGAGGAGGGCGAGGCGGTCGAGTCCGGGCAGGTCATCGCCGAGATAGAGTCAGAGAAGACCACGGGCGAGGTCGAGGTCAGACAGGACGGCGTCGTCCACCACATCCTCCTCGACGTCGGGGGGAGCGTCGAGCCGGGTGGGAACGTCGCCGTCGTGGGGACCGCCGACGAGGACGTCTCCGACCTGCTCGCCGAGGCCACCGGGGGCGAGGCGGCGGAGGAAGGCGAGGACGCCGATGCCGGGGCTGCCTCGACTGCCGAGGCGTCGGCAGAGGGTTCATCGGAGGGCGGCGGGACGGTCGACACGTCCACTGGCGGTGCAGCATCGACGACACAGGTGAAGGCGACACCGCGCGCGAAGAAGCGAGCGGAGGAACTGGGCGTCGACCTCGCTGGCGTCGAGGGGACGGGGCCACAGGGTGCGGTTTCGGAAGCCGATGTCGAGGCTGCCGCCGACTCGGGCGGTGACACGACCGCGGCAGAGGACGTGAAGGCGACGCCACGCGCGAAGAAGCGCGCGGAGGAGCTGGGCGTCGACCTCGCCGGCGTCGAGGGAACCGGGCCGCAGGGCGCGGTCTCGGAGTCCGACGTCGAGGCGGCGGCCGAGTCGGCGGCCACCGAGACAGACGAGGCCGCAGCGACGACGGAGCCCGAGGCTGCCGCCGCGACCGGGGCGACGACGGAGCCCGCCGCCGAGGACGCGGCCGCCGGTGAGCGCGTCTTCGCGTCCCCGTCGGCCAGGCGACTCGCCCGCGAGCTGGGCGTCGACGTCGAGCAGGTCTCCGGCACGGGGCCGAGCGGACGGGTGGGCGAGGCGGACGTCCGGGCGGCCGCAGGGGAGGATGCCGAAGCGGGGGCCGCCGAGGCGGAGCCGCCGGGGACCAGAGACGAGGAACGACCCCTCACCGGGATGCGACGGACCATCGCCCAGCGGCTCGGGGAGAGCTACCGCGAGGCGGTCCACGTCACGGCACACCGGACGGCGGATGCGGAGGCGTTGCTCGCCGCCGCGACGGCCGCCGACGACGGCCTCGACCAGAAGGTCACGGTGAACGACGTCCTCCTCGTCGCGCTCTCTGCGGCGCTCGACGAACACCCGGCGTTCAACGCCACATTCGAGGACGACGTCCACCGCCTGCACGAGACGCAGAACGTCTGCATCGCCATCGACATCGACGCGGGACTCGTCGCTCCCGTCGTCCGGAACGTCGGCGGGCTCTCGCTGGGCGAGCTGGCCGAGAAACGCCGGGCCGTGACCGAGCGGGCGCTCTCGGGCGAGTACACGATGGACGACCTCAGCGGGGGGACGTTCACCGTCTCCAACCTCGGCGTCCTCGGCGTGGAGTCGTTCGACCCGGTCATCAACCCGCCGCAGGTCGCCATCCTCGGGGTCAACGCCATCGAGGACGCCGTCGTCCCCACCGAGGACGGGGTCGGGGTCCGAAAGCAGATCTCGTTCGACCTTTCGTTCGACCACCGGATCGTCGACGGCGCGGACGCGGCCCGCTTCCTCGGCTCGCTGGTCGAACACGTGGAGAACCCGTGGCCGCTCGTCATCGCCGCGGGCGGGCGCTGA
- a CDS encoding NAD(+)/NADH kinase produces MTATVGLVVNPAAGRDIRRLTGGASVSGDYEKRRTAECVLAGLAIADDVEVLVMPDRGNLGQRLVDDAPDGLPTSLLDTRVTGSGEDSRRAAARFAAEADAVVVLGGDGTNRDVAHESGDVPVVSVSTGTNNVFPTAVDGTVAGGAAALVATGAVSREGTTYRHGMVEAVADTATGEHTIRGLATLGVLDQQFIGTRAILDADTVVGGVVSRAFPTEIGLSGIAGGLTVDRPDEAGGVGFRLGPAGECPQTVRAITVPGVVDRLGVREWGELAVDEPMAFELPRGVLSVDGERELEIREATIEARPVADGPVVVDIDAVYEQAAAEGYFRTD; encoded by the coding sequence GTGACCGCCACGGTCGGCCTCGTCGTCAACCCGGCGGCAGGCCGAGACATCCGCCGGCTCACCGGCGGTGCGAGCGTGAGTGGCGACTACGAGAAACGCCGGACCGCCGAGTGCGTCCTCGCCGGGCTCGCCATCGCCGACGACGTCGAGGTGCTCGTCATGCCCGACCGGGGGAACCTCGGCCAGCGACTCGTCGACGACGCCCCCGACGGCCTGCCGACGAGCCTGCTCGACACGCGCGTCACGGGGAGCGGCGAGGACTCGCGGCGCGCCGCCGCGCGATTCGCGGCCGAGGCCGACGCCGTCGTCGTCCTCGGCGGCGACGGCACCAACCGGGACGTCGCACACGAGTCGGGGGACGTGCCGGTCGTCAGCGTGTCGACGGGGACGAACAACGTCTTCCCCACCGCGGTCGACGGCACCGTCGCCGGCGGCGCGGCCGCCCTCGTGGCGACAGGTGCCGTGTCGCGCGAGGGGACGACCTATCGCCACGGGATGGTCGAGGCGGTCGCCGACACCGCCACCGGCGAGCACACCATCCGGGGGCTGGCGACGCTCGGCGTCCTCGACCAGCAGTTCATCGGGACGCGCGCCATCCTCGACGCCGACACCGTCGTGGGCGGCGTCGTCTCGCGGGCGTTCCCCACCGAGATCGGGCTGTCGGGCATCGCCGGCGGGCTCACCGTCGACCGCCCCGACGAGGCCGGTGGCGTCGGCTTCCGACTCGGCCCTGCAGGGGAGTGTCCACAGACCGTCCGGGCCATCACCGTCCCGGGCGTGGTCGACCGGCTCGGCGTTCGGGAGTGGGGTGAACTCGCGGTCGACGAGCCGATGGCCTTCGAGCTCCCCCGCGGCGTGCTCTCCGTCGACGGGGAGCGCGAACTGGAGATCAGGGAGGCCACCATCGAGGCCCGGCCGGTCGCGGACGGGCCGGTCGTCGTCGACATCGACGCGGTGTACGAACAGGCTGCCGCCGAGGGCTACTTCAGGACGGACTGA
- a CDS encoding alpha-ketoacid dehydrogenase subunit beta: MSTTSQPGDDVSDTQEMTIREAIRLALREELERDEDAFIMGEDVGEFGGVLSVTGDLVEEFGEERVRDTPISEAGFMGAAVGAAATGSRPVVEIMFSDFLGVCSEQILNQMAKNRYMFGGKTEMPVTVRTTEGGGMGAASQHSGTIHTWFAHLPGVMAVTPGTPRAAKGLLKTAIRSNDPVFFFENKMIYEQAGEVPVDEDYTVPLGQASVEREGDDVTVVATQRLVGESLDLAEELDGETSVEVIDLQSLYPLDTETLVESVGKTGRLVVADESPLSYGTHAEVVARVQEQAFFSLDAPIQRVGVPDTHIPFSPALEEEVLPDADGVRAAIDRVV, translated from the coding sequence ATGAGCACGACTAGCCAGCCCGGAGACGACGTATCGGACACACAGGAGATGACCATCCGCGAGGCCATCCGCCTCGCGCTCAGAGAGGAGCTCGAGCGCGACGAGGACGCCTTCATCATGGGCGAGGACGTCGGAGAGTTCGGCGGCGTCCTGAGCGTCACCGGCGACCTCGTCGAGGAGTTCGGCGAGGAGCGCGTCCGGGACACACCCATCAGCGAGGCCGGATTCATGGGGGCCGCCGTGGGGGCGGCCGCGACGGGGTCGCGACCCGTCGTCGAGATCATGTTCTCCGACTTCCTCGGCGTCTGCTCCGAGCAGATACTGAACCAGATGGCAAAGAACCGCTACATGTTCGGCGGGAAGACCGAGATGCCCGTCACCGTCCGGACGACCGAGGGCGGCGGGATGGGTGCGGCGAGCCAGCACTCGGGGACCATCCACACGTGGTTCGCCCACCTCCCCGGCGTGATGGCCGTCACCCCCGGGACGCCGCGCGCGGCCAAGGGGCTGCTGAAGACCGCCATCCGCTCGAACGACCCGGTGTTCTTCTTCGAGAACAAGATGATCTACGAACAGGCGGGCGAGGTGCCGGTCGACGAGGACTACACCGTCCCGCTCGGGCAGGCGAGCGTCGAGCGGGAGGGCGACGACGTCACGGTGGTCGCCACCCAGCGGCTCGTCGGCGAGTCCCTCGACCTCGCGGAGGAGCTCGACGGCGAGACGAGCGTCGAGGTCATCGACCTCCAGTCGCTCTACCCCCTCGACACGGAGACGCTGGTCGAGAGCGTCGGGAAGACCGGCAGACTCGTCGTCGCCGACGAGAGCCCGCTCTCGTACGGCACCCACGCCGAGGTCGTCGCGCGGGTCCAGGAGCAGGCGTTCTTCAGCCTCGACGCCCCCATCCAGCGCGTCGGCGTCCCCGACACACACATCCCGTTCAGTCCCGCCCTCGAGGAGGAGGTCCTGCCCGACGCCGACGGCGTCCGTGCGGCCATCGACCGTGTGGTCTGA